aaaaatattgattatttgatCCACAATGGAGCGCAAGTCACATAGCTATTAAATGctaaaagatgtttttttcaCTGTTCACCTGACATTTAATTGTGGATTttgttagtgattttttttttaaattcagctTTTATTTTGCGAACAATCGAATCTTATTTAGTcttaattaaagcttaattgTATTTCTTTGAGTGAcggttgaattgaaagatgcAGGACTAAAGTGATAAATGCCGGTAAATTAAAGGGTgactttacaatttattttaaaattttattttcatccctCATCTTTTTCAACTATTAAGTAATTggtacttttaatttaaaaaaaaaacattttggtattaatttttatttttttattttttagtttttatttttttatggagaagaaaaaagaggtcGCTAAATTTCAATTTAGAGAGAGTTGCTGATAGCGAAGATTCGACCACTAAAAGAATTTGTTTTGTTGTCAAATAGTTTCATATAATGAGGGAGGgttaatattaaatgttttcttaccttgaaaacaacttaaaaaacaaatttgagctTACAAAATATTTTGGGTTTTAGGATGATTTTAggttctaaattgtttttttttctttgtgtttttggaGGCTATGGATTGGTTTAACAAGAATTATAAGGTGTTTTCTAAgtgtttttggtaaaaaattaggttgataaagagtttttgagtaaaaaaaaaatgaaccttGTTTTTTCTAGCAACAAGTGGTGGAATTCTAGGATTTCCCGATGATGCGTTGTCTAATTGTTTTCCCAAACAATTGGGTGGCAAACACcccattaaacttaaaaaagccTACACGTGTGAGTTTGGCTTTGCAAGCTTGTGTGTGGGCCTTTTATTAATTGGGTTAGGCACTAGGCCTGACATATTAGGCCCAACAccttgtcttatttttttttatctttcaaaatcttgattttttttttatattaatgacttttttatgtgttttttttaataattttaaatttatgtttagattaatattctttataatgtttttggattttttagccTTTGttgaataatgattattttttaagtatattaGGTATGTTTAAgttctttttgtttcatttttattttttaacattttatataaattaattattttttaatattttaacaaGTGTAATCCTACATagtattttttcctttcatttttttcaataagtttTATGTGTATCATTCTCTAgtacaaatttattaaacacaaaTAGGTAAATGAGTTGTGCTGTGatataaatatcttgatctatattggtattttaatttttataattatgtttttatttatcattaattactattttatcatttatttatagAATGGTTTGTGATATATTTAATTGGATGCGTGtataagtttttcaatttatatttatgattttttatgtaaaaaacaccATTGATCATGTATtggtgtttttaatttgatctttatttttatgattttttaattttttcctttgactcttttataaaagttttattgtttttaattttactatttaatcaaagtttaatatatatatatttttatcttcatttcttgctttatatatatatttatttattttttaaaaattatttttaatatcagctgCATTTGgatcatcttcttcttgttttttcatttttaattgaaactatATAAATCGaagcatttatttaattttttaaatatagtacTAGTTTGGGCTTTGATGCTCAACTGCAGTGGACTGGGCCTTTTTCGTCCTTGTCTTTTCTTCGTTTTAATTGGATCCCTTCAATTGAATCTTATTGTAGGTCCATTTATTATTCTgggctaattttttatttcgtaATGCAATCCTAAGAAAGTAACAGGCAGTAACAGCTTGTCTTACCTCTTACTCTAAAGTCCAACTGGGCCTCCGTCTCTGTCTCTGCCGATTGATAAGAAGAGGAGGAGGTGgcatggtgatggtgatgaggTCTATCTCTTCTTGCCTGACCTTATCTCagacaccaccaccacctctccGACCCCGTGCCTCTAATCATCTCTCCACACAAAAACAATGCAAGAGAAACTCGAGGAATTATTGCAGTACGAGGCCCCAAATActgtctcctcctcctctttctaGGGATGCTTTAGGCTTCAGGGTCTTCGTGCTTTCTGATTTACACACCGACTACCCAGAGAACATGAATTGGGTTAAGTCCTTATCAACTAAGGCCTACAAAaatgatcttcttcttcttgctggCGATGTCGCTGAGACTTACCACAACTTTTACTCTACCATGTCCCTTCTCAAGGATAGATTTCAACATGTCTTCTATGTTCCTGGGAATCATGATCTTTGGTGTCGCTCGGAGCCTGACGGCCACCCATATTATGTAAGCAATCTTGTTTTAGTTTCCCTCTAGccatttaacagttttacttttcttctcattttttttccttttcctgaaTTACTAAAGAAATGCATTTCAGCTTGATTCTCTAGACAAGCTGAATAAATTGCTTGATGCATGTAGAGGACTTGGAGTTCAAACCAGACCAATGGTGTTATATGGCCTCGGAATCGTGCCTTTGTTTTCTTGGTACCATGAGGTAATTGGGGCGCAAATCCTATTCCTGATATTTTTTCCCTTCTGCTTCTAAACTAAAAAGTGCCGATGGCTGGTCAATTCAATGGCTAATGCTTTCATCATGCACTACTTACTTTTCTTGCAGAGTTTTGATAGAGAGATGGACATTGCTGGCATACGAATTCCTTCTTTGGAGATGGTGATTCACTTTCTTATATTCTCGtaagatttaaaaaacatggatgACAACAAATCACCATCtagaatttgtataattatgatgcTTGACTTAACTTTCATATGGATTTAGTTCTGTTTTCATACTTGACAGTGCATGGCACCCATGACATTCCATCTGTCCTTCATCAGTAAAGGAAAATGGAATTGCCATATTGACAATCTAATATAGAGTAGATTGAGTTAATCAATCTTAGATACCTAGATGGCTGGCCATTTAGCGCCTGATTTTCTCAAGCTTTTCCATATTGCAAAAAGAcagtatttgattatttatcttGGTGCAAAATTTTATACTTGCAGCATCTAAATGCTTGAAACTTGAAGTATCTCAGAGTCTGGGAATTGATAGGAGCTTTAGGGGTTGGTTCATAGTTTGGGAGTTTCAGTGCTGGTCGTTGTAGATCTAACCATTTTAAGTAAAGAGGAAAGGATGAAAGCAGAACAACCTTGCATCACACTTAGTCACTGACTAGAGTGATCCTCTAGGTGTTTATGTAGGTGATTCATCCTAACAAGACTATGTGGATGCTATTCTTTGGGTTTGTTTTGAACTCCTTTCACTTGTTCATCTGCCTTTTTATTTGTCTGGTTTACTTCACAATCAAGTAATTTATAGTTTGTGACATTGTAAATgctcgtaattttttttttagttgtgtaTATCCATTTAATTTGTTCTAATTGTAGGTATGCAAGGACTTTCATGCATGCAAATGGCCAAGGGAAATATCAAACAGATCAACCTCTCTTGCCTCGTACTTTGATGCAATGAATGAAGAAAATGAGGACGCAgtcaagttaataaaaaatacatgcacTCAAATAATTACATTCTCTCACTTTCTTCCCAGGTTAGTTGCGCTAAAACTTTTATTGCAATACTCAGAAATTGCttcttaaaactaaaaaatcaccACAAACTATGAAGCTTGCTATTGTTTTATATCTATTCTTGGAACCCcagtgctattttttttttgttagtttttttatcatataaagaTTCATCTTCTTATAATTCTCTAAATCTAACTCCTGTTCATTAAGGTTGGATGCGTTTTTCTCAGAAaaactggaaaataaataaacatcaaatgACTCAAAGCCACCACTTAGCATTTAAGATTTTCTTACTATACAGAGTACATCATTTGTCCCGCCCTTTTCTTAAACCCAGGCAAGAACTCTGTCCAGAGAAAAGGATGCTATTTTATCCAAACCTTCCAAAAATCATTGGTTCTGATTTTCTCGAGGTTCGCATAAGGTCAATACATGGAAGTGAGGGGAATGCTTCTGCATGCCATGTGTTTGGTCATACGCATTTTTGCTGGGATTCTGTGCTTGATGGTATAAGGTAAATCCATTCCTCTGACGCAAAAGTTTTAATTACAGTATCACTCAGTTTTTTTATGTCCTTGGTGCATGAAGAAATGATATAAGATGAATTAGAAGAATTGTATTATTTGGTGAATTGCAAACTTGAGTTGCAAAGAGTGAAAACTCCAAGAGAGTAGAGACTAATATTATTtggaaaattagaagaattgtATCATGTTGAGATGCACTCTATCTTTTAACAGAAACTATATGACATTTTGGAAGGATATAGGAATATAAAATCTGTTCAATTCCCAAGATTCTAGGTGATAGAGGACAGGTTTGTGGGACTGTCTTGAGGGCTGTTTTAGGGACTGTGAACGTTAACATGAATTGTCGGACTTAAAAGGTAACTATATTGCAAAAAAAGGAATTATGAACCTAAGAATGTGTACTATCCTATGGCGGGGGCGGGTTCTATCCCCATGTATGCGATGTAAGAAGATTTTCTATATGCTGAAACTGCTAAGAAAGACGGTATGTGCTGATCTTAGGAAGGAGGTCCCATGGATACATGATTGactagtaaaaaaattcaactcatGAGGAGATTCACCTCACTTTTAATTGCATAGTCCTATAAGAAATTATTGCTTAGAATCATATAAGGAAATCCAGGTGAGTCGGATGCTAACAATTTGAGGAATTTGTCCTGATTTAGGCCTTAACAGTGTTAGGAAGATGCAGCTATTGATGCTTGTAAAGAGCTGGTGTTGTCGTCAAGTTTAGCAATGATGGTTAATTTCAGGAGTCAGGACTACACGAGGAAAGACTCATTTCCCATACATTATTTTCATGGAGCATTGATTAGATTGTGAGCTTGGCCCCCTGTGTGTAGTTTTCTTATGGAACCTTCTTCAAAGGAAAATGATAAATTTCTTGAAActgtgaaacaaaaaaaatctggtGGAACATCGGCATGCCAACGGCAGAAATTGTGCCTGAAAATGGGAACGCTTGTCCCCCATTTTCAGCTATAAATAGAAAGGTTTAGAGAGAGCAGAAAGAACAACAAACATAGCAAACATGTAGAAAGAGAGCTGCTTTAGGGGAAGCAGAAGGAGCTGCCATAATTGGAAGCAGCAGCTGCAGTTTTCCAGCAGAGATCGCAGTTAGATAGCAACCTATTGCCGTTGTAGATTTCTGTGTTTGCTATCCCTTCTGCTCTCTCTAAAACTTTCTATTTATAGCTGAAAATTGTGGGGCGGGGGAGGGGCAGACTTCCCGATTTTCAGGCACAATTTCTGCCAATAATCTGCCATAATTTCTGCCATTAACAAAAAGAATTGCATATTTTCCAATGGAATGATCATCTTTTAGCTGTGGCTAGggttgatttaaataaaatcttagttTTCAGATTGAATACGAAAAATCTACTTTTCTAATTTCTAATAGGCAAGGTTGATTACTAAGATTAAATCATTCATTTCTTGGATTTATGCTGAAGATAACTGGATCAGACCGGGATCTGGCTTTTAAATGAGTTGAGAGATGTTGCCTATGTGAATAGTTGCAGTAGGTTATGGAACTGGTACCTGAACTATTGGATTAAGTTAATTAGAGCATAGCCTTTTGGAGCTCAGAAGCTCCTTGTAGTTGAATTTGACATGTCAGTGTTGTAGGCAGATCTCAGGGGATGCATAAAAGCACCTCTGATAGGTTAGACAATCAAGTTAAgcttttcaataatttcaatataattgTAGTTTAGCTTCATACCTTCCGTgggatttttttccccttaaatcaTGATTCCATGCATCTTATAGGGGATGGACAtcaaaaagtgaaaaataaataaaaagaagagtatagtatattaaaaagttGTCTTAGATCCAGGACATCCTATGAGATGGTGGATCGATCAGATGGGTTCAAGAATGGATACCCTAGGTGGCCTTTATCTAGATTTATTGTTATAATCGTTAGAGTTCAGGATAGAAAATGGGGCAGGAGGCATATTTATGTAGGAAGAAAAAGGGAAGATCATCTTTCCTTTCAACACCGGCATTTTGATAATATACAAACTTGGTATAATTATACCATCCACAAGAGAGATTGGGATGAAATAGTCCAAAATGCAGGGATACCCCCTTCTGTAActcttcaaattattatttttttggattgacCACAGCTAAGAGATGCCTTAGCTGTGACAATAGCGAGTATTCTTGACTTCTGAAGTGATACTTCAGACGATTAAAAAACAACAGAGTCGTTTTTTAGGAGGCGCATCAATCTCATCAAAACCTCTGAAATGAATGCAGGTATATACAGGCACCTTTGGCTTACCCTAGAGAAAGGAAGAGAAGGATGAATGGAGGTGAAACTTGGCTGCCATTTTGTGTCTATTCTGGTGGGAAGTTTGCAGATAGACTATCACCTTGTTATTGGTCTGATTATTATGCCGCTCATCCAAGAGCACCTCATGTCACTGAACTTGCTCCTTGGGTAGCCAGATTCTATAACCGAGCATAACACTCTCATTCATATTCTACAAtgataaagtatatataggaaTACACCCATTACATTTCATTTCCATTGTAACATTTAACTAGTTGTATGCTCTCTGTCCCCCCTGGTGGACAGTTCATTGAAGTAGTGCCCCCACACAGCGGGACATCCCCCAGTCCATTGAAGGAGTGTCCTCATTCTGTGCGCGCGCTGCTACTGCCTTGAAAAAAATTGCGCATATGACTAAGAAAAAGAAGCAATAGGATTACGCTTACCCTAGTAGCAGTAGGAAGACGAAAGGCAATAAAATACAGTAATAGAAAGCGGCTGTAACACCTTTATTTCCACGCATCATAATTCATGGCCTAGGCTACACTGGACACTAGACAAGTTCCTCATGATCACACTGTTCCAGACCCAAAAGGCAGTGAAAGGCACGAGACACCGAACATGCAAAACAAGGTAAACGTAATTACAGACAATATATGATGCAAATTTGATAGAAGAAGACGACTAATAGTCTTCAGGAGCCAGGGGCTGATGCTGATGAGCATGGCGAGGTACTGGCTCTGTGGGGATCACAATGTATTCATATATGAGTGCTGCCAAGCCTCCTCCAAGGAAAGGACCAACCCAGTATATCCAATGGTTTCACCATCTCCACCCAATTAAAGCAGGCCCGAAAGCTCTTGCTGGGTTCATAGAGGCCCCATCAAACGGACCACCAACCAAGATATTTGCCCCCACAATGAACCCAATTGCTAGAGGTGCAATGATCCCCAAGCTTCCCCTTTTAGGATCAAGGGCTGTTGCATACACTGTGTAAACTACTCCAAATGTCAGTGCCATTTCCAATAGAAGCCCATGCACCTCTCCAACTCCTGACTGCACATGGAACCCTACTGGTCTCTGCAAAAATCAAGAGCCAAGTTATTTTATCACTGAGAAACAAGTGAAATCAGTGACAGAAAATGTCAAAACAACCTATAATCAAAGGATTCTAAATGCCTCACCATGCCATTGGTGACAAGCCTCAACAAGGAGAGCTGCGACGATAGAACCCAAGAGCTGGGCAACCCAATAATAGACAGCTCGAATAACCGATATCCTGCCACCAACAAGTGAGCCGAAGGTAACAGCAGGGTTTACATGGCCACCTGATATGTTGATGCTGGATGCCACAGCGGAAAACAGTGCCAATGCATGTGCAAGTGCAACCACTACGAGCCCGGAAGCCAGTGGCCCGGT
This DNA window, taken from Populus alba chromosome 17, ASM523922v2, whole genome shotgun sequence, encodes the following:
- the LOC118048516 gene encoding uncharacterized protein isoform X1 — encoded protein: MVMVMRSISSCLTLSQTPPPPLRPRASNHLSTQKQCKRNSRNYCSTRPQILSPPPLSRDALGFRVFVLSDLHTDYPENMNWVKSLSTKAYKNDLLLLAGDVAETYHNFYSTMSLLKDRFQHVFYVPGNHDLWCRSEPDGHPYYLDSLDKLNKLLDACRGLGVQTRPMVLYGLGIVPLFSWYHESFDREMDIAGIRIPSLEMVCKDFHACKWPREISNRSTSLASYFDAMNEENEDAVKLIKNTCTQIITFSHFLPRVHHLSRPFLKPRQELCPEKRMLFYPNLPKIIGSDFLEVRIRSIHGSEGNASACHVFGHTHFCWDSVLDGIRYIQAPLAYPRERKRRMNGGETWLPFCVYSGGKFADRLSPCYWSDYYAAHPRAPHVTELAPWVARFYNRA
- the LOC118048516 gene encoding uncharacterized protein isoform X3, translating into MVMVMRSISSCLTLSQTPPPPLRPRASNHLSTQKQCKRNSRNYCSTRPQILSPPPLSRDALGFRVFVLSDLHTDYPENMNWVKSLSTKAYKNDLLLLAGDVAETYHNFYSTMSLLKDRFQHVFYVPGNHDLWCRSEPDGHPYYLDSLDKLNKLLDACRGLGVQTRPMVLYGLGIVPLFSWYHESFDREMDIAGIRIPSLEMVCKDFHACKWPREISNRSTSLASYFDAMNEENEDAVKLIKNTCTQIITFSHFLPRYIQAPLAYPRERKRRMNGGETWLPFCVYSGGKFADRLSPCYWSDYYAAHPRAPHVTELAPWVARFYNRA
- the LOC118048516 gene encoding uncharacterized protein isoform X4, which codes for MSSMFLGIMIFGVARSLTATHIINAFQLDSLDKLNKLLDACRGLGVQTRPMVLYGLGIVPLFSWYHESFDREMDIAGIRIPSLEMVCKDFHACKWPREISNRSTSLASYFDAMNEENEDAVKLIKNTCTQIITFSHFLPRVHHLSRPFLKPRQELCPEKRMLFYPNLPKIIGSDFLEVRIRSIHGSEGNASACHVFGHTHFCWDSVLDGIRYIQAPLAYPRERKRRMNGGETWLPFCVYSGGKFADRLSPCYWSDYYAAHPRAPHVTELAPWVARFYNRA
- the LOC118048516 gene encoding uncharacterized protein isoform X2; this encodes MVMVMRSISSCLTLSQTPPPPLRPRASNHLSTQKQCKRNSRNYCSTRPQILSPPPLSRDALGFRVFVLSDLHTDYPENMNWVKSLSTKAYKNDLLLLAGDVAETYHNFYSTMSLLKDRFQHVFYVPGNHDLWCRSEPDGHPYYLDSLDKLNKLLDACRGLGVQTRPMVLYGLGIVPLFSWYHESFDREMDIAGIRIPSLEMVCKDFHACKWPREISNRSTSLASYFDAMNEENEDAVKLIKNTCTQIITFSHFLPRQELCPEKRMLFYPNLPKIIGSDFLEVRIRSIHGSEGNASACHVFGHTHFCWDSVLDGIRYIQAPLAYPRERKRRMNGGETWLPFCVYSGGKFADRLSPCYWSDYYAAHPRAPHVTELAPWVARFYNRA